CACTTTGATGGAAAAACGTAAAAAAGACATGGAAGAAGCTGGCAAGACAAACCAAAAGGAAGGCGAAGAATTTTTGGCAAAAAATAAAACTAAAGCTGGCGTTGTGACCCTTCCAAGCGGTTTGCAATACAAAGTGATCAAAGAAGGCACAGGCGAAAAAGCACGATCAGATGAAAGCGTTACCGTAGAATACACCGGCACATTGCTTGACGGCAAAACTTTCGACAGCACCAAAACTCGTGGTAAACCAGCAACTTTCTCAGTTGGAACTACCATTGCCGGTATGTCTGAAGCTTTGCAGTTGATGCCGGTTGGCTCGGAATGGGAACTATACATCCCAGCTAACCTTGCTTACGGCGCACAAGGCGCTGGTTCGGCCATTGGTCCAAACCAAGTCTTGCAGTTCAACGTGAAATTGCTTTCGATCGTTAAAGCCGACAAGAAAGCTGTTGTTCCAGTTCAACCGAAGAAATAATCAGGTTGTCCTATACCCTCTCCCATTTATGGGAGAGGGAGACTTTGCTCGCAAAGTCGGGAGAGGGCTCGCAATCAGAACCTCTCCCGATTTTGGCTAGCCAAAATCTCCCTCTCCTGTGAACAGGAGAGGGTATTTTAAATTAGACCCTCATTTTTTAACCACATTAACGTGGGCTCCAGTGTGTCTCTTGCATTTCGAAAAGAGACACCGAGCTCACGTTTTGCTTTTTCATTGTCCATCATCCAGTAGCGGGTTGCGTAGGGAATTACATTCGGGTGGATGGGGAAGGGCAGTTTGAGCGCGCTGGCTGTTTTTCCGGCTATGCGCAGCAGACCGTTCGGTATTTGCAGAATGCGTTTGTTTTGACCGAGAATATCCAACGTTAGTTTCGCGAGCTCTCTAATTGTCAGGTTATCGCCGCCTAAGATATAACGCTGGCCGATTCGGCCTTTTTCTAACGCTGCTACAATACCGCTGGCGACATCTTCTACGTGTACCACACTGGTGCCTCCGGCGCATACCATCACAGGCGCGCTTTCGGCGAAATCAACCAAATTGCCGGCGGTGATAAAGTTCCAGTCGTTTGGGCCGTAAACTTCGCCGGGGTTAACCGTCACGAAGGGGAAGTCCATTTGCTCTACCGCGCGTTTGGCTTTTGAGTAGGGCAAGTGATGTTTTTCCAAAGAGAAGGTGCTGTCTTCATTTTGCAGTTCAGGCGTTTTGCTGCCGTTGATGGCGGCAGCGCTGCTGACGAATACAGTTTTTGAGATGCCGTGGGCTTTGGCTGCTTGAAATAGATTTTTGCTACCGCTCACCACAATTTCATGCATGGCGGGGGAGGCAATATCGTTCCAGCTGGATAGGCTGGCTAGGTGCACGATGCCATCGCAGCCTGACATGCCAGTGGTTAAAGAGTCTTGATGTCTGACATCACCTAATACGGGTTCATAATCAAGGCCGCTTAAGCGCTTCGTGTCACTCGTTGGCCTGAGGAGGCATCGCACTTGATAGCCTTTTGAGAGCAATGTTTTGACAACATGGGAGCCTATAAAACCATTACCACCGGTGACGAAGATTCGCATGGGGCAACGTAGCACTTAATTGAAAAGACCACCTAGAGTGATCAGGGTGGTCTTAGGTTAGTGCAAGGACGCTTGTTACGGCTTTTGAATCACGGTGTTAGGCGCATTGTTGTCTGTAGGCACCGCTTTATGGCAGAGCTTCACAGCAACTGCGATTAAAGCTGCGACCACACCAACAAATGCTGCTGCACCGATAGCGATACCAGCGATAGCACCATGGCTTAGGTGGGTTTCAGTTTCACCTGAGCAGTCACGGTTACAACGATGTCTGTCACCATTGAACTTGCCATCATCGCAAACTTCCACACCGGCTTGGACCACGCCGTCACCGCAGAAGGCTTTTTTACAGCCTGGTCTGCAAGCGCCATTTTCGCTGAAGGTACCGGTGTCACATTCTTCTACACCTGCGTGCACATAACCATCACCGCAATAGTTGAAACGGCAGCATTCCGTGCAAAGGCCAGTGTTGTTGTTGAAGTAACCGAAGTCGCATTCTTCTCTGCCTAATAGTGGATAGCCATCGCCGCAATAGTTAAAGCGACAATCTGAGCGACACCAGTTGGTATTGTCATTTCGGTCACCTTGGTCACATTGCTCAACGCCCCATTGCTTGTAGCCGTCGCCGCAAGTTGCATTTTTGCAATTGACGCAGCTGTCCGCTTTTCTGTTGTTTCTGTCATCGCATTCTTCGAATGGTGAGAAAGTCTTGCCGTCTCCGCATTTGGCGAGCTTGCAGTTTGGTAGGCAGTAACCGTCCCAGTTATTTAAAAGCCCTAAATCGCATTCTTCGCAACCTTCAACCACACCATTACCGCAACGTGTTTCGATCTGGCAGGTGCTGCTGCAACCGTCGCCGTTCGCAAGATTGCCGTCATCGCAAGTTTCGCCAGCTACTGCATTCAAAATGCCATCGCCGCAAACGGAGGTGGTGCAGTCACGATTACAAGTGGCTGAAAAGCCCGCATCGTCACATGCTTCTACGCCTGCCCAAACTTGCCCGTCACCACAGCGGTTGAAGAGGCAATTGGTGAGGCAATATGAGCTGTTGGTGGTTGCAGCAATGTCACACTCTTCGCCGGCTAGTCTTTGCAAGATGCCATCACCACAGACTGGACGCTTACAGTTGTAGCAATCTGCTGTATCGATACCGCCAGTGTCGCATTGTTCATTGCCGCTTACTCGGCCGTCACCGCAGCACTCAGGTGCTTGTTTGCAGTGTCCCAAATAGCTGCCTCTCAGCAAGTAACTAAGCACGCGAAGCAAGGGAACGCGTTCTTCGTATGAATTCTGTGGAGCACCTTGAGGCACGATGCACATCAAGACAGTGATGTCTCTTGGGCCTTCGCCTGGACCGCCAGCAATGGTATTTTGAGGTGCACCGGTGGTTGTTGTGGTTGGGGCTTCAGTCGTTGTGGTAGTTGGCGCTTCGGTCGTTGTGGTAGGCCTTTCGGTGAAGGGCGAGTTACAAGCGCCTAGATAATCGCCATGCAACAAATGTGACAGTAGTCGGCAAGCTTTAACCGAAGTGGTTGTTCCGCCATCGATGGATGGGTTATGACAGACGTCGTAGGACGGATCTTCGCTACATTCATCCGTGGCCTTTGGTGCGCAAGGGCCAATGGTTGCCCCCACGGCTAGCGCGGCAGGAAGTGCGCTTATGTCAATTTCAAGGTTGACGCTGGCGCGACCAACAATCTTACAAAGCTTAATTTTTCCTTCACGTCGGCCGCATGATCCCAAATAAGATCCACTCTTTAAGTAGGCTTGAAGTTCAGCATTGTTGACAGTGATGGTTGACGCACCGCTGGCATTACCTGGAGGTACGAAGCAAATTTCGTTGCCGGTATGAACGCTAGAGCAAGCACCCAAGTACGAACCTGCTTGCAGGGACGCAAGTACTGAGGCAGCGCCCACTTGTACAGTCGTCTGGCTGGTAGGGTTATTTGGGTCAATATAGCAAATGGTATAGTCATCGCCTGCCGGGGGCATGGTTTGGGCGAAGGACATTGGTAAAGGCACTAACAGTGCCGACAGCATGAGACAGAGTGATTTCTTGAAAATACCCATGGTTTCTCCTTGATTTAGGTTCTGGCGCTTTAACCGGCGAGAAACCCCTTTCATTTCCAAAAAGTTGCAAGGAGACCGGCTTCTTGGTAGTGTTCGCTTCGCATATGGATTCTTATCTGTTTTTATTAAAAGCATTTGCTGTAGGTTTGGTACTGGCAGTTCCGGTTGGCCCCATGGCGCTTTTATGCATTCAACGCACTTTGCATTTTGGCTTTTTGACCGGGCTAATTACGGGCATTGGTATTGCCACAGCAGATTCGCTTTATGGCTTGGTTGGTATCTTAGGCTTATCTGTTGTTTCAGATTTCTTGCTGCAGCATCAGACTGTATTTCGCATCGGTGGCGGGCTGTTTTTAGGCTTTTTAGGCATGAAGATCTTTCATGAAGCTAAGCGTATGCGCAAAGCGGGCGGTCTGCCGGAGCATAAAGGATATATTAGAGCGCTGATTTCGTCGTTTTTCTTGACGTTGAGTAACCCGATGACAGTGCTGGCGTACGTGGCGGTGATGGCTGGTATGCAGATATCCGCGGCGGATTTTAGGCATCCTTGGGTGTTTGTGGCGCCCGTGTTTTTAGGCTCGTTTTCTTGGTGGCTTTTTTTGGCGTCGATGGCGATTCTGCTCAAAAAACGTCTGCGAGATGAGCACATGCATATGGTAGGGATGATTTCAGGTGTTTTGTTAATGCTATTTTCCGTGATCGTGATTATTAGCGCCCTATGACCAAAACTTTTTATACCTCTCAGGATGTTTTGGACATTCCCAATACCCAGCCCGGGGAGGCGCCGTATACTCGAGGTCTTCGCAGTAGTATCAGGCCGGAGCATCCATGGACCATTCGGCAATATGCGGGATTTTCGACGGCTGAGCAAACCAATCGATTTTATCATCAAGCTTTGGCGGCAGGGCAAACGGGTTTGTCGGTTGCTTTTGATTTAGCGACCCATCGAGGGTTTGATTCGGATCACCCGCGCGTGATGGGCGATGTGGGCAACGCGGGCGTGGCCATTGATTCGGTTGAAGATATGAAACGCTTGTTTGAAGGCATTCCTTTAGACAAAGTTAGCGTGTCGATGACCATGAATGGCGCTGTGCTGCCGGTATTGGCGGCTTTTATCGTCGCGGCCGAAGAGTTTGGTGTGGCTCCTGAGGCCCTAAGTGGCACCATTCAAAATGACATTCTGAAAGAGTTTATGGTGCGCAACACCTATATCTATCCGCCTGAGCCATCGATGCGCATTGTGGCGGATGTGATTGAGTATTGCGCGCGGCAGATGCCTAAATTTAATTCGATCAGCGTGAGTGGTTATCACATTCATGAGGCAGGCGCGGATTTAGCTTTGGAGCTTGGGTTAACCTTGGCGGACGGTTTGGAGTATGTGCGAACAGCGCTGCAAAGAGGCCTAGCAATTGACGAGTTTGCGCCGCGGCTAAGCTTTTTCTTTGCAACGGGCATGAACTTCTACTGCGAAGTTGCTAAGCTCCGAGCGGCGCGGCAACTTTGGGCAGAGCTGATGGCTCAGTTTGAACCTACAAAGGCGCAGTCTTCGATGCTCCGCACCCATTGCCAAACATCTGGCTGGAGTTTGACAGCGCAAGACCCCACCAACAACATTGTCCGCACGACTATAGAAGCCATGGCCAGTATTTTTGGCGGCACGCAGTCATTGCATACCAATTCTTTTGATGAAGCCTTGGCGCTGCCGAGTGAGTTTTCGGCGCATATCGCTAGAAACACGCAGCTGATTCTCATGCATGAAACAGGCATCCCAGGCATCATAGACCCTTGGGGTGGCTCGTACTTAATGGAAAGTCTAACTGCGGATTTGGTAAAGCGGGCCCGCGAGATTATTGAAAAGACAGATGATCTCGGCGGCATGACCAAGGCTGTTATCTCAGGCATCCCGAAGCTATGGATCGAGGAATGCGCGGCTGCTCGCCAGGCTCGTCTGGATTCTGGCGCGGAGGTTTTAGTCGGCGTTAATCGCTTCCAATCAGATACGCCGGAAATACCCGAAGTTTTCTCTGTGGACAACGAACAAGTCAGGATGCTGCAGATTGCGGGTCTTAAAGAACTTGAATCCAGTAGGGATTCCAAAGCGGTTATCGCCGCCTTGAGGAATTTAGAAGCAGGCGCCAGAAATAACAGCAACTTGCTGGCTTTAAGCATTGAAGCCATGCGAGCGAGGGCGACTTTAGGCGAAGTTTCCGAATGTTTAGCCAGTGTTTTTGGGCGGTTTGAAGCGACAACTCAGGTGGTATCAGGCGTGTACACACAAGGTTTAGGAATCTCAGACGAAAAAACGGCGCTGTTAGATAAAGTTGATGCATTTGAAGCGCTCGAGGGGCGCAGACCTCGCATATTAATCGCTAAGTTAGGTCAAGATGGTCATGATAGGGGGGCAAAAATCGTAGCCACGGCTTTTGCTGACTTTGGTTTTGACGTTGATTTAAGTCCACTGTTTTTAACGCCCGAAGAAGTTGCCAGGCATGCGGTTGAAAATGACGTGCATGCCATCGGCATTTCTACGCTCACGGGCGGGCATAAAACGCTTATCCCGCAGCTAATCTCTGCACTGAAAGACATGCAAGCGGAAGACATTTTGGTGTTCGCAGGCGGTGTGATACCCGCTAAAGACGCTGACATTCTCAAAGAGATAGGTGTCGCCGGCATCTTTGGGCCTGCAACCCCCTTGCTGAAATCCGCTGGGGAAGTATTAGAATGCTTAAATGAACGCATTAGAAATGGCTCAAAAAGCGGCTTTTTTCGCTAATGAGAAAAAGGCTGAAAAAATACTAATCTTGGAAGTGGCAAAGCTCACCAGTTACACAGACTATTTTGTGATTTGTGAGGCGCCCAGTGAGAGACAGGTCTCCGCCATTGCACAAAATATCTTGGATGAAATGGCCAAGCTCAAGAAAAAACCTTTGGGTGTCGAAGGCCTAGAATTCGGCAATTGGGCACTATGCGATTTCGGTGATGTGGTCGTCCACGTATTCTTGGAAGGCTTGCGCCATCATTATAATTTGGACGGTTTCTGGCACGAAGCGGCCATTATCCCCTGCGAATTCTAACCGTCTTCTTTCGTCATTGCGAGGAGCGCACTGTCATCCCGGGCTTGACCCGGGATCCAGCGTTGTGCAGGGGGCTGGACCCCGGGTCTGCGCCCGGGGTGACAGCGCTCCTCGCAATGACGAATTCAGTCAGAATAGCTGAGATTTTTCGGCGGTTGTTGTGCATATGCCGCTTTCACCACTCATCCCGTTTCCACAGCAATCAGGCAATTTTAGCTCATCTACCTTTGCAGACCCTCTGGGCAATCGTATCGATACGCCAGCGGATTTAAGTGCCAGCTTTGAGATCGACGCTGTCGAGCTGATAGGCGATGGCGGCTCGGCCCGGGTATATAAAGTTCAGACCGTGTCTAGCGGGAGCTATGCGGTCAAAGAGATGAGCGCGAGTCGAGATCCCAGAACCGAGATCAAGGCTTTGCAAAAGCTCAGCATCCACCCCCATGTGGTTCATTTCGTTGGCAGTAAAAAGAATGATGAGACCATTCGCATCACCACCGATCTGATCAACGCTGAATCTTTGCAACGGCAGACGCCCTCGGCAGCTGACTTTAAAATCATTTTCAAACAGCTTCTTCAAACCCTTGATTTTTGCCATGGCGAAGGCATTGCTCACCTAGATATTAAGCCAGCCAACTTGCTTTGGAATGCTGATAGCCGTGAACTTAAAGTCATCGACTTCGGTGAAGCTCGCTTTTTTGACCCCATATGTCCCTTCATCGAAGAAGCTCATTTGCCGATTGGCACACCGCAATACCGCGACGATTATTTAGACGCATCTTTAAACCCAGTTCGCATTGATCTGTATTCAGCAGGGGTCACACTAAAAGAGTTATTCGTCCAGCGAGCAACACCGGATCAAGCAACCACGCGCCTTATCAACCGCTGTTTAAGTGGCCACGAATCCATCGTTTCGATTTTGATGGATCCATGGTTCGACGACGCATGAAAGGTAGTTGGCAAGTGAATTGAGACAAGCTAGCTATCGCTCCACGTGAAGCGACTGTTAATAACTATTTTCGTTCTGACATCTCTTACTTTAAACGCCAACCAGCCTGAGGGTTGGGTAGACCGCAATCCAGGCACTGCCCATCTTATGATCGCAGTTGCAGCAGCAGCATTGGCGTCGGCAAGCTGCTTATATATGGCTTTGACGAGTCATCGGGATGAGCGGTACTTGAACTTTGCCGCAGCAGCCCTTGGAACGTTAAGCTTAGGCGCAGGCGTGGCAAGGCAGGCATACATACCTTTAGAGCCACAATTGATATTAAGCTCGGTCATCCTTGGGTTTCTATCAACCCTTTCGGGACTCGCCGCATCGGGTTGGGTGCTAATTGAGAATTATGAAGAACATTTAAAAATTGGCGCCGCCGTAACCATCGGTATCTACGTGCTACCCCATGTGATTTTAGCGACTAAGTTGGCACTGCGCCGCATGCGCGTGCAGCCTGAAAATGTCGAACTGATGGATTGACGGGCAAATTTATAATTTCTAAACACCGCGCCATGAACGGGTTTCTATTTCGATGCTTCCTTCTTTTGTTCTTGGTGACAAGTTTTATCAATGCCCAATCCGGCATGGCAGTATTGCAGCCTCTGGGCGACCAAGAGCCCTTCGGCAGAGAGTCGTCGATAGCGGCGTTTGATTGGCAAAAGTATCTGGTACTCGAAAAGAAACAGCAATCCGGCGAACATCTAAGCGTATCCGAAAAATGGGCTTGGGCGATTTTAATGGTTCAATATTTACGAAACTTGCTCCTGCCTTGCTTCGAAGCGCCGCCTGTTGCTGAAGGTTCAGAACAAACAGTTCTTCCTAAGCACATTTCTGTTCCTGGCATCAAACAAGCAGGCTGCGGCGCATCGACGGATGCTAAGTCTGGGGCTGCAGCGGGAGCCAGGGACAGGGATAGCACAGGCACGAACGGTAGAGCAAGAACTACCCGCGGAAATGCTAATATTCCTCAGGCATTAATTGGTGTGATGAATGATTTCAGCGACTTTCTGGATGAGCTTCATATTGATGATGTGCTGGCAGATGCCGCATATAGGAGAGTTGCTAACTCTGTATCCACAAACAGGCTAGATTTTTCGAGGTTAGAGCTCTCTCCAGAGATTTTTGAAGAAATTCTACATGGGCTTCCCATTGAAGTGAGAAATAAAATTACGATTCTAAACCTCAGCCATTGTAAGTTAGCGAATACTTTTTCCCTGCCTGCCTTCATCGAGTTGAAAGAGATTATTTTGTACGATAACTTGCTGTCTGAATTTCCTGAATCTTGGTATGTTTTTTTGTCTCAGAATTCGGACAGCGAACTGGACTTGACCCAAAACCCGATAGTATCGGGACCCATCAGTTTACTGGAGAATGGACCGCGGGTAATTATTGATAACCATCCGAATATTGTGCAACGCTTTGCTGGTGAACAGGTAAAATTCGCGGACGGTTACCCAAGTCCCATCTGGGAGCGTTTGTATCTGGGTGGGCAACGTCATTGTTGTCCCGATAATTTGAAAAGACTTGGTGTCACAGCCGTGATAAATTGTGCTCGGGAAGTCAGAGAGGTTGCGGGCCGCCTCGCCCCATCGATTGCTGTGACCCATTTGGATTTAATGGATGACGCCCAGCAGCCCATTAGTTTGCGTATAGTTGCTGACGAACTAAACGCCTTGATTAAAGGCGGGGCCGCGGTGATGGTGAACTGTGCTCAAGGTGTTTCTCGTTCTTCTACGGTAGTTATCGCCTGGTTAATGGTTCACCAGAATATGTCTCTAATCCATGCCATTGAACACGTTTGGCTAACTCGTCCATTTATCCGCCCCAATGCAGGATTTATGAGGCAGTTGGTAGATCTTGCCCTGACGCTCAAGCTAAAAGTCGAAGAAGGTGAGTTAATTGCATCTTTGACGCAACTGGGATTATCTGTTGCGATTCCAGCTGACGCCGTTCAGGCAGCTCAAGACGAATCTGCACCCTTTGATCGTTTGGGAATTACGACCATAGGCGATGGCTCATCATCGGATGGAGATATGCCAACACGCGATTGCCAAACTCGTAGACTCCCGAATGGACCAAGTGGCGATTTGGATGATTAAGCTTTTTTTAACGAGCTTCTGGTGCGCGACGCTTTTTTCTATGCAGAGCGGGTCCGGCGCTGCGGTGCTGCCGAGGACATTCGCTGACAACCAGATTCGGCAAGACAGTCAGAACCGGACGGCAGAAGAGCCGACAGCGGGGTGGTACCCCATATCCAATCAGTTCAAAAACTCAGCATTCAGGGCGATGGGTTTATTGCGCAGAGATGCTGTCCGCCGCGTCTTAATGGCTCTACAGACAGATGACCGGGTCGTCCGCGATATGCTCTCTAAAGAAGTCTTCGAAGGAGACAATTTAGAAACTTACGTCAACGATAATTATCTCCAGAACAACTTTAGCCCCAGATATGAAATTGGAGGTGGGATGCTTCCTGCGATTGCCCGTCTTTACGGAATTGAGCTTCGAATATATCAGCCTGGAGATGATGATACTGCCGTTCTTTTTCAAAACTTTCCCTGTAGCCCCTGCCGTGTCGTCAACTTACTTCATATATACAATGCTGGTTATGACCGCCTAGAAATAGCAGCGGGAGCTGCACCGACGATTGTGAAGTTAGTACCTGTTCTGCCGTCAAGCAGTCATTTACTAGAGCCGTTACACCAATCTTCGGAGCACCGCTTGACGGTCGTCTTAGATTTGGACGAGACACTGATTTCCAATCGGTGTTCTGAGCCTGCAACAGCGAGGCCTTATGGTGAGGAACTTATCGCTTACTTGCGATCTGTGCCTGGTCTTGAGTTGGTGCTTTGGACCGCATCTGTACAAGACACCGCCGAGCAGGCGTTGAGTGAAACTTTTCACCACCATGACAACCTATTTGATGAAGCGATTTATCGAGATCCAAGCTGGTTTACTGAGCCAAAGTACGCCAAGGAGCTGAATCGCTTGGGGCGAATAAATAGTTTAATTGTCGATAATACGGTTGACGTATGCAAGCCTAGTTTAGAAAGAGCTTTAATCGTAGCCGATTTTCCTCTTAAGAATAATGAGATGGATGCCACTTTAAGAAATGTGGGTTACGCAGTGCAGGCAATTTTTAAGGATTTGAACCGGGGCCTGAGCGTTGAACAAGCAATTAGTGCCAATAATAAAAAATGGTTCGGCTTAAAACTAAACATGGGAAGCGAAGCAGAGCCAATATCGGCGTTCTATGTTAGATGGCACCTGAAAGCTACCATACCTTTGGGAGCAATTTCTGAGGCACTGCCTTGCAGTATGTAGCCCAAAAATCCCCATATTTAGCTTGGCATCGCTTTTCCTGCCTATAGACTCTGTCTAGCAGCAAGATTGTTAAGAATGTGAGATAGAAGTAGGGCAGATAGTGCGTAAAAAGTGCCGGCACCGTCCATAAAAATGTCCCTGTAATTTCTGGCAAATAATGGAAATGTCTAGATACGCTCCACCACCCCGATGCAAGTAGTAAGCTGGTTTTCGTGCGAATCAGTTTAGGCGGCTTGCCCCAAACCAAACAGTTGCCGTCTGTTTTTCGAACGCGCTCTTTTTGTTTGTCAGCAGACAGCGTAATGAGCTGGACGCAAAGCCCGCCTAATAAAATGGCCGCCGACCAAAATAGGCCTAAATGGTTAGGATGGTTCACCAAAAACAACGCTGGCGAAGTGTAAACCGCCGGCACCCAAACTAGACAGCCCCAGCACA
This sequence is a window from Myxococcota bacterium. Protein-coding genes within it:
- a CDS encoding FKBP-type peptidyl-prolyl cis-trans isomerase, with translation MMRLIGLLILVVGMLASSSCSKSTNSVVKADDLKSEIDKVSYILGYSTGKSFGEQSVDVNVSIFEKGFKQGLDKNSTPALTEEQMRETMTSFRTTLMEKRKKDMEEAGKTNQKEGEEFLAKNKTKAGVVTLPSGLQYKVIKEGTGEKARSDESVTVEYTGTLLDGKTFDSTKTRGKPATFSVGTTIAGMSEALQLMPVGSEWELYIPANLAYGAQGAGSAIGPNQVLQFNVKLLSIVKADKKAVVPVQPKK
- a CDS encoding NAD-dependent epimerase/dehydratase family protein, giving the protein MRIFVTGGNGFIGSHVVKTLLSKGYQVRCLLRPTSDTKRLSGLDYEPVLGDVRHQDSLTTGMSGCDGIVHLASLSSWNDIASPAMHEIVVSGSKNLFQAAKAHGISKTVFVSSAAAINGSKTPELQNEDSTFSLEKHHLPYSKAKRAVEQMDFPFVTVNPGEVYGPNDWNFITAGNLVDFAESAPVMVCAGGTSVVHVEDVASGIVAALEKGRIGQRYILGGDNLTIRELAKLTLDILGQNKRILQIPNGLLRIAGKTASALKLPFPIHPNVIPYATRYWMMDNEKAKRELGVSFRNARDTLEPTLMWLKNEGLI
- a CDS encoding DUF4215 domain-containing protein → MKGVSRRLKRQNLNQGETMGIFKKSLCLMLSALLVPLPMSFAQTMPPAGDDYTICYIDPNNPTSQTTVQVGAASVLASLQAGSYLGACSSVHTGNEICFVPPGNASGASTITVNNAELQAYLKSGSYLGSCGRREGKIKLCKIVGRASVNLEIDISALPAALAVGATIGPCAPKATDECSEDPSYDVCHNPSIDGGTTTSVKACRLLSHLLHGDYLGACNSPFTERPTTTTEAPTTTTTEAPTTTTTGAPQNTIAGGPGEGPRDITVLMCIVPQGAPQNSYEERVPLLRVLSYLLRGSYLGHCKQAPECCGDGRVSGNEQCDTGGIDTADCYNCKRPVCGDGILQRLAGEECDIAATTNSSYCLTNCLFNRCGDGQVWAGVEACDDAGFSATCNRDCTTSVCGDGILNAVAGETCDDGNLANGDGCSSTCQIETRCGNGVVEGCEECDLGLLNNWDGYCLPNCKLAKCGDGKTFSPFEECDDRNNRKADSCVNCKNATCGDGYKQWGVEQCDQGDRNDNTNWCRSDCRFNYCGDGYPLLGREECDFGYFNNNTGLCTECCRFNYCGDGYVHAGVEECDTGTFSENGACRPGCKKAFCGDGVVQAGVEVCDDGKFNGDRHRCNRDCSGETETHLSHGAIAGIAIGAAAFVGVVAALIAVAVKLCHKAVPTDNNAPNTVIQKP
- a CDS encoding LysE family transporter; this encodes MFASHMDSYLFLLKAFAVGLVLAVPVGPMALLCIQRTLHFGFLTGLITGIGIATADSLYGLVGILGLSVVSDFLLQHQTVFRIGGGLFLGFLGMKIFHEAKRMRKAGGLPEHKGYIRALISSFFLTLSNPMTVLAYVAVMAGMQISAADFRHPWVFVAPVFLGSFSWWLFLASMAILLKKRLRDEHMHMVGMISGVLLMLFSVIVIISAL
- the scpA gene encoding methylmalonyl-CoA mutase, translating into MTKTFYTSQDVLDIPNTQPGEAPYTRGLRSSIRPEHPWTIRQYAGFSTAEQTNRFYHQALAAGQTGLSVAFDLATHRGFDSDHPRVMGDVGNAGVAIDSVEDMKRLFEGIPLDKVSVSMTMNGAVLPVLAAFIVAAEEFGVAPEALSGTIQNDILKEFMVRNTYIYPPEPSMRIVADVIEYCARQMPKFNSISVSGYHIHEAGADLALELGLTLADGLEYVRTALQRGLAIDEFAPRLSFFFATGMNFYCEVAKLRAARQLWAELMAQFEPTKAQSSMLRTHCQTSGWSLTAQDPTNNIVRTTIEAMASIFGGTQSLHTNSFDEALALPSEFSAHIARNTQLILMHETGIPGIIDPWGGSYLMESLTADLVKRAREIIEKTDDLGGMTKAVISGIPKLWIEECAAARQARLDSGAEVLVGVNRFQSDTPEIPEVFSVDNEQVRMLQIAGLKELESSRDSKAVIAALRNLEAGARNNSNLLALSIEAMRARATLGEVSECLASVFGRFEATTQVVSGVYTQGLGISDEKTALLDKVDAFEALEGRRPRILIAKLGQDGHDRGAKIVATAFADFGFDVDLSPLFLTPEEVARHAVENDVHAIGISTLTGGHKTLIPQLISALKDMQAEDILVFAGGVIPAKDADILKEIGVAGIFGPATPLLKSAGEVLECLNERIRNGSKSGFFR
- the rsfS gene encoding ribosome silencing factor, which produces MNALEMAQKAAFFANEKKAEKILILEVAKLTSYTDYFVICEAPSERQVSAIAQNILDEMAKLKKKPLGVEGLEFGNWALCDFGDVVVHVFLEGLRHHYNLDGFWHEAAIIPCEF
- a CDS encoding protein kinase family protein — its product is MPLSPLIPFPQQSGNFSSSTFADPLGNRIDTPADLSASFEIDAVELIGDGGSARVYKVQTVSSGSYAVKEMSASRDPRTEIKALQKLSIHPHVVHFVGSKKNDETIRITTDLINAESLQRQTPSAADFKIIFKQLLQTLDFCHGEGIAHLDIKPANLLWNADSRELKVIDFGEARFFDPICPFIEEAHLPIGTPQYRDDYLDASLNPVRIDLYSAGVTLKELFVQRATPDQATTRLINRCLSGHESIVSILMDPWFDDA
- a CDS encoding dual specificity protein phosphatase family protein; this encodes MNGFLFRCFLLLFLVTSFINAQSGMAVLQPLGDQEPFGRESSIAAFDWQKYLVLEKKQQSGEHLSVSEKWAWAILMVQYLRNLLLPCFEAPPVAEGSEQTVLPKHISVPGIKQAGCGASTDAKSGAAAGARDRDSTGTNGRARTTRGNANIPQALIGVMNDFSDFLDELHIDDVLADAAYRRVANSVSTNRLDFSRLELSPEIFEEILHGLPIEVRNKITILNLSHCKLANTFSLPAFIELKEIILYDNLLSEFPESWYVFLSQNSDSELDLTQNPIVSGPISLLENGPRVIIDNHPNIVQRFAGEQVKFADGYPSPIWERLYLGGQRHCCPDNLKRLGVTAVINCAREVREVAGRLAPSIAVTHLDLMDDAQQPISLRIVADELNALIKGGAAVMVNCAQGVSRSSTVVIAWLMVHQNMSLIHAIEHVWLTRPFIRPNAGFMRQLVDLALTLKLKVEEGELIASLTQLGLSVAIPADAVQAAQDESAPFDRLGITTIGDGSSSDGDMPTRDCQTRRLPNGPSGDLDD
- a CDS encoding HAD family hydrolase is translated as MIKLFLTSFWCATLFSMQSGSGAAVLPRTFADNQIRQDSQNRTAEEPTAGWYPISNQFKNSAFRAMGLLRRDAVRRVLMALQTDDRVVRDMLSKEVFEGDNLETYVNDNYLQNNFSPRYEIGGGMLPAIARLYGIELRIYQPGDDDTAVLFQNFPCSPCRVVNLLHIYNAGYDRLEIAAGAAPTIVKLVPVLPSSSHLLEPLHQSSEHRLTVVLDLDETLISNRCSEPATARPYGEELIAYLRSVPGLELVLWTASVQDTAEQALSETFHHHDNLFDEAIYRDPSWFTEPKYAKELNRLGRINSLIVDNTVDVCKPSLERALIVADFPLKNNEMDATLRNVGYAVQAIFKDLNRGLSVEQAISANNKKWFGLKLNMGSEAEPISAFYVRWHLKATIPLGAISEALPCSM